Proteins found in one Candidatus Polarisedimenticolia bacterium genomic segment:
- the lon gene encoding endopeptidase La produces the protein MDEEDTDDPTPLLEATEAPGAPQGDLPRVLPAVLPILPLKNTVVFPHLPTPLVVGRASSSKLIDDVMLKDRMLGLVLQKDPGVEDPKEKDLHAIGTAAVIQRMLKFPDGTMRVLITGFERIRLSRVVRTEPYLVAELDRLPDQTEQSVEMEALVANLRSQITKMLSLMPIASEEIGVALLNVQAPGRLADMAAALLIRDAKDKQDYLETASVRERLVKLTRQISREIEVLELGTKIQKEVQDEMEKGQREFVLRQQLKAIQRELGATDEIEAAIAKLKEDIEAAGMPVQAREAAERELNRLRTMPPASAEYVVTRTYLDWLISLPWAKHTADKIELQEARRILDEDHYDLKPVKDRILEFLAVRKLKTESRGPILCFVGPPGTGKTSLGRSIARSMGRAFHRLSLGGIRDEAEVRGHRRTYVGALPGQIIQGIRRSGQNNPVFMLDEVDKLGSDFRGDPSSALLEVLDPEQNSSFVDHYLDVPFDLSRVMFITTANILDTIPAPLRDRMEVLELPGYTDEEKLEIARRYLIPRQARENGLSPEDLKLDDGALPAIISGYTREAGLRNLEREIAKIGRKIALGKAEGRTDPVAVRAEDLVSYLGPRRFDQEVAERLNVPGVAIGMVWTPFGGHVLFIEATRMPGGHRLILTGQLGDVMRESAEAALSYIRSRASDLGINAGFFEKTDIHVHVPAGAVPKDGPSAGVTIATAIASLLTGRLCKPSTAMTGEITLRGKVLPIGGVKQKVLGARRAGITTIILPAENRKDLTDIPNSVLASLEFCYVKTVDEVLEAALQPRKESGKAAATPGRPSSRPRSVRRPRQSLNP, from the coding sequence GTGGACGAAGAAGACACGGACGACCCGACCCCCCTCCTCGAAGCCACCGAGGCTCCCGGCGCTCCGCAGGGGGACCTGCCGCGCGTCCTGCCGGCCGTCCTGCCGATCCTGCCGCTGAAGAACACCGTCGTCTTCCCCCACTTACCGACTCCCCTGGTGGTCGGGCGGGCGTCCTCGTCGAAGCTGATCGACGACGTCATGCTGAAGGATCGCATGCTGGGCCTCGTCCTCCAGAAGGACCCCGGGGTCGAGGACCCGAAGGAGAAGGATCTGCACGCGATCGGGACGGCGGCCGTCATCCAGCGCATGCTGAAGTTCCCGGACGGCACGATGCGGGTGCTCATCACCGGCTTCGAGCGGATCCGCCTGAGCCGCGTCGTCCGGACCGAGCCGTACCTGGTGGCCGAGCTGGACCGCCTGCCGGATCAGACGGAACAATCGGTGGAGATGGAGGCCCTGGTCGCCAACCTCAGGAGCCAGATCACCAAGATGCTGTCGCTCATGCCGATCGCCTCGGAAGAGATCGGCGTGGCGCTCCTGAACGTGCAGGCCCCGGGACGGCTGGCCGACATGGCGGCGGCCCTTCTGATCCGCGACGCCAAGGACAAGCAGGACTACCTCGAGACGGCCTCGGTGCGCGAGCGGCTCGTCAAGCTCACGCGGCAGATCAGTCGCGAGATCGAGGTGCTGGAGCTGGGCACCAAGATCCAGAAGGAAGTCCAGGATGAGATGGAGAAGGGCCAGCGCGAGTTCGTGCTGCGCCAGCAGCTCAAGGCGATCCAGAGGGAGCTCGGGGCCACCGACGAGATCGAGGCGGCGATCGCGAAGCTCAAGGAGGACATCGAAGCCGCGGGAATGCCGGTCCAGGCCCGGGAGGCCGCCGAGCGTGAGCTCAACCGCCTGCGCACCATGCCGCCCGCATCGGCCGAGTACGTCGTCACCCGGACCTATCTCGACTGGCTGATCTCGCTACCCTGGGCGAAGCACACCGCCGACAAGATCGAGCTCCAGGAGGCGCGCCGCATCCTGGACGAGGACCACTACGATCTGAAGCCCGTCAAGGACCGCATCCTCGAGTTCCTGGCGGTGCGCAAGCTCAAGACCGAGTCGCGCGGGCCGATCCTGTGCTTCGTCGGCCCGCCGGGCACCGGCAAGACCTCGCTCGGCCGGTCGATCGCCCGTTCCATGGGCCGCGCCTTCCATCGGCTGTCCCTGGGCGGCATCCGAGACGAGGCGGAGGTCCGCGGCCACCGGCGCACCTACGTGGGCGCCCTGCCCGGCCAGATCATCCAGGGAATCAGGCGCTCGGGCCAGAACAACCCGGTGTTCATGCTCGACGAGGTCGACAAGCTCGGATCGGACTTCCGGGGCGACCCGTCCTCGGCCCTTCTCGAGGTCCTCGACCCCGAACAGAACTCAAGCTTCGTCGATCACTACCTCGACGTGCCGTTCGATCTGTCGCGAGTGATGTTCATCACCACGGCCAACATCCTGGACACCATCCCCGCCCCGCTGCGCGACCGCATGGAGGTCCTCGAGCTGCCGGGGTACACGGACGAGGAGAAACTCGAGATCGCCCGGCGCTACCTGATTCCCAGGCAGGCTCGCGAAAACGGCCTGTCGCCGGAGGACCTGAAGCTGGACGACGGGGCGCTGCCGGCGATCATCTCCGGCTACACGCGGGAAGCCGGACTGCGCAATCTCGAGAGGGAGATCGCGAAGATCGGCAGGAAGATCGCCCTCGGAAAGGCCGAGGGCCGGACCGATCCGGTGGCGGTGCGCGCCGAGGACCTGGTCTCGTACCTCGGGCCGCGGAGGTTCGACCAGGAGGTTGCGGAACGGCTGAACGTCCCCGGTGTCGCCATCGGGATGGTCTGGACCCCGTTCGGAGGGCACGTCCTGTTCATCGAGGCGACGCGCATGCCGGGCGGCCACAGGCTCATCCTGACCGGGCAGCTCGGCGACGTCATGCGCGAGTCGGCGGAGGCGGCGCTGTCCTACATCCGGAGCCGCGCCTCCGACCTGGGCATCAACGCGGGGTTCTTCGAGAAGACGGACATCCACGTCCACGTGCCGGCGGGGGCGGTGCCGAAGGACGGTCCATCGGCCGGCGTGACCATCGCGACCGCCATCGCCTCGCTCCTGACGGGCCGCCTGTGCAAGCCCTCGACCGCCATGACCGGCGAGATCACGCTGCGGGGCAAGGTGCTGCCCATCGGCGGAGTCAAGCAGAAGGTCCTGGGCGCGCGCCGGGCCGGCATCACGACCATCATCCTGCCCGCGGAGAACCGGAAGGACCTGACCGACATCCCGAACAGTGTCCTGGCCAGCCTGGAGTTCTGCTACGTGAAGACGGTGGACGAGGTGCTCGAGGCGGCCCTGCAACCCCGGAAAGAGAGCGGGAAAGCGGCGGCGACTCCCGGCCGGCCCTCCTCCCGCCCGCGGAGCGTCAGGCGCCCCCGGCAGAGCCTCAACCCTTGA
- a CDS encoding RtcB family protein, producing the protein MAKPVAIETERLDECRVRIPARGAMNVPGLVFADERLMQGIREDQALQQVANVACLPGIVRASVAMPDIHWGYGFPIGGVAAFDLDEGVISPGGVGYDINCGVRLLRSGVTTTEAEGRLRDLVEALFRNIPTGVGSHRKDLKLDARGVDRVLAGGAPWAVKNGFGDDADLAHIEEGGCLEGAQPGQVSDRARERGRPQLGTLGSGNHFVEVQRVETIYDEPAARALGLEQDALAISIHTGSRGLGYQVCDDFLQVMLRASRDYGIHLPDPQLCCAPVKSEEGKRYIGAMYAAANFAFANRQVITHWVRQSFEEVFQKGPRALGIEVVYDVCHNIAKVETHLVDGKERRLCLHRKGATRAFPPGHPQTPEAYREIGQPVLIPGDMGRYSYVLVGTQKAYEETFGSTCHGAGRRMSRSAAKKAARGRPIVREMEDRGIFVRSDGYATLAEEIPEAYKDVAEVVDVVDRAGISRRVARLVPVAVIKG; encoded by the coding sequence GATGCAGGGGATCCGGGAAGACCAGGCCCTGCAGCAGGTGGCGAACGTGGCCTGCCTTCCCGGCATCGTGCGCGCCTCGGTCGCGATGCCCGACATCCACTGGGGATACGGCTTCCCGATCGGCGGCGTGGCGGCGTTCGACCTGGACGAGGGGGTCATTTCGCCCGGCGGCGTCGGGTACGACATCAACTGCGGAGTCCGCCTCCTGCGATCCGGTGTGACCACCACGGAAGCCGAGGGGCGGCTCCGGGACCTCGTCGAGGCCCTGTTCCGCAACATCCCGACCGGGGTCGGGTCGCACCGCAAGGACCTCAAGCTCGACGCCCGCGGCGTCGACCGCGTGCTGGCCGGCGGGGCCCCCTGGGCCGTGAAGAACGGCTTCGGCGACGACGCCGATCTGGCGCATATCGAGGAAGGGGGATGTCTCGAGGGGGCGCAGCCCGGACAGGTCTCCGATCGGGCCAGGGAGCGCGGCCGGCCGCAGCTCGGCACGCTCGGCTCGGGAAATCACTTCGTCGAGGTCCAGAGAGTCGAGACGATCTACGACGAGCCGGCGGCCCGCGCCCTCGGTCTGGAGCAGGACGCGCTCGCCATCTCGATCCACACCGGCTCGCGCGGCCTGGGATACCAGGTGTGCGACGATTTCCTGCAGGTGATGCTCCGGGCATCCCGCGACTACGGGATCCACCTGCCCGACCCGCAGCTCTGCTGCGCGCCGGTCAAGTCCGAGGAGGGGAAGCGTTACATCGGCGCCATGTACGCCGCGGCGAACTTCGCGTTCGCCAACCGGCAGGTGATCACCCACTGGGTGCGGCAGTCGTTCGAGGAGGTGTTCCAGAAGGGCCCCCGGGCCCTCGGCATCGAGGTCGTCTATGATGTCTGCCACAACATCGCCAAGGTGGAGACCCACCTGGTGGACGGGAAGGAGCGCAGGCTCTGCCTGCACCGCAAGGGGGCGACCCGCGCCTTCCCGCCCGGCCACCCGCAGACCCCGGAAGCCTACCGGGAGATCGGCCAGCCGGTCCTGATCCCGGGGGACATGGGCCGTTACTCGTACGTCCTGGTCGGGACGCAGAAGGCCTACGAGGAGACGTTCGGATCCACCTGCCACGGCGCCGGGAGGAGGATGAGCCGCAGCGCCGCCAAGAAGGCGGCGCGCGGCCGGCCGATCGTCCGCGAGATGGAGGACCGTGGAATCTTCGTGCGCTCGGACGGGTACGCGACCCTGGCCGAGGAGATCCCCGAGGCCTACAAGGACGTCGCGGAGGTCGTGGACGTGGTCGATCGGGCGGGGATCTCGCGCAGGGTCGCGCGGCTCGTGCCCGTCGCCGTCATCAAGGGTTGA